CTGACCGTGATGGGTCTGTATGAGCGATTACAAACTCATTCGCCGGCCCTCGTGCGCCTGGCAACGGCGGCAGGGCTGATCACAACGGCGTCCATCCTGGCTAACGGTACAATCGGTAGCAGCCTCTTTCAACTGGCGCGTCTCTATCCCCAAAACCGTGAAGTTGTCGAGACAGCCTTTTTGACGCTCACCTTGGTCTCATCCAATGGGGCAGGGATTCTCACGGGTGGCATCTTCGCCTATGGTTGGTGGGCGGTGCTGGTCAGTTGGGTCGCCCTGCGGGCAGGAACATTCCCTAAGGTCTTGAACTACTTGGGGATACTATTTGGCCTGGCGGGTATCGGAGCTATCTTAATACAGCCCTTGGGCTTTCTCGGGGTTTTTGTCGGATTAGTTTGGTGTCTCTGGTTAGGCGTGGTGCTACTGCGGGCATAAGCTATGGGCATCAACGTTCTCTTTTCGGGCAAAGGGCGCGGCCCAACACGGCATGAACCCGACGCGGCTACCGCCGCGCCCTCGCGGAGTTTCGGGCAGTTCCGGCGGGTCTTCCTCGCGAAGGAGTCGTTAGTTCACCGCCGCGCGGGTGATGCGCGCCGTTGGGCGGCTATCTATCTTCATGGTCATGCAAGGATAAGCAGAAGGAGGTCAAGTATGGCTGGTCGTGATGGCAAAGGTGAAAAATTTGTTCCGAGTTCACGCAAGTATGATCGCACGATAGATGATGCCTTGAAGACGATGGAGCGGCTGGCCGCGTGGTTCGAAACCGCCAAACAGGAAAATGTGTGGCGGCAGACGGCTGATCCGCTGGAGGCCGCCATGCTTCACGGCATGTTGACGCACCTCCGGCAGGAGATCGATCAACTCATCGCCCTCGGCGGCGACGAGTTGCAAGAAACCATTAACGCCCTGCGGACGCTGGCGGCGCAGGAGGAAGCCTGATGGCAACGCGCCAGGCTAAAGCCGATCCGCAAACTGAAGCTCTGTTGAAACGGCTGGATGACCTCGTCGAGCGCTGGCCCGACCTGGCCGAGCCGGCCGCCTTTTATCGGGCGGCCCTGCCCGCCTTGCGGGCGGCGCAAAAAAACATCGAGCCGTTCACGCTCGATGCCGAGGCCGCGAAGCGCAAACTTGAATCCGGCCTGCCCTTGCTTGTCGGCGAAGACTTGCCGCTCGACGTTGAAGCGACCCGCGACCTCTTTCTGCGCCTGTGCCGCATTGTCGAAAATACCGCCCCGGAAGAAGCCAAAGCCAGCCGCCCCGGCTGGGGCCTCCGCCTGGCGAAACGCGGCCAACCCGATTCACTCAAGTTGATCGAGCAGGCTCGAAATGGAAACGGGGCCGCCCTACGCGCCGCCGCCGCCGGACAAATCCGCCGCGCCGTCGAAGGTAAGGGCGGCACGAGTGGCCGCCCCCTACTTGACCTTTCAACGATCTGGGCCGCGCTCGCCCTCGGCGATTGGCGGCGGCTCGAACTCATCGCCACCAGCCTCAAACTCGACGCCGAGCTACTGCGACTGTTGGCTCAAAACAGCCTCAAGCCTGCCATGCGCGTTTGGGCGCAAGGCCTCAAAAATGTTGATCTGGATGACTGGCGGCGCGGCCAATGCCCTCTGTGCGGCAGTCCGCCCCTCCTCACCGAAATTCAGGGCAAAGAGGGCGAGCGCCGCCTGCGCTGTGGCGTGTGCGGCGCAAGCTGGCACTACCCGCGCTTGCAGTGCGTGCTCTGCAACAACCAAAACTACAAACAACTCGGCTACATCACGGTCGAGGGCGAAGAAGAAAAATACAGCCTGCAAACCTGCGACGCCTGCCGGGGCTATCTGAAAGTCGTCGTCACCTACGATCCGATCCCGGTCGCTCAACTTCCGGTGGAAGATTTGGCGACTCTGCATCTCGACCTGATTGCCGCCGAGCGCGAGTACACCCGCGCACCGGCGCGATAAGCGAAGTGATCTACGAAGGGCCACGAAAAGAAATCTCAGCTTCGTGGTCTTCGTGGATCAACAGCAAAGGTTTCATGCTACGATGAACCTGTTCGGATTCTTGAATCGCTCGCCCGTCGTCACACCTGATCAGGTCATGCTTGCTCTCGGCAAAGTGCTGGAGCCGGAAGTCAACCGCGATCTGGTTTCGCTGGGCATGGTGAAGAACGTCGCCGCCCGCAACGGCGTGGTTAGCTTCACCGTCCGCCTGCGTGAGGCGGGCAGTCCTTTGCAAGTGCCCATCGAGCGGCGGGCGCGGCACGCTGTGCTGGCCATCCCCGGCGTGAAAGATGTCAACATCACTTTTGAAACCGGCCCCCGCTCGCAACTGCGCGACACCTCCAAGCTCAACTTCGGCGCGAAAGCCGTCGTCGCCGTCGCCAGTGGCAAGGGCGGCGTGGGCAAGTCCACCGTCGCCGTGAATCTTGCGGTGGCGCTGGCGCAAATGGGTCAGCGCGTCGGCCTGTTGGATGGCGACATTCACGGCCCCAACGTGCCACTGATGATGGGGATTGCCGACCAGCGCCCCTTTGCCTTCGGCGAACAGATTCTCCCGCCCGCCGCCCACGGGGTCACCGTCATGTCTATGGGC
This genomic interval from Chloroflexota bacterium contains the following:
- a CDS encoding formate dehydrogenase accessory protein FdhE, with the translated sequence MATRQAKADPQTEALLKRLDDLVERWPDLAEPAAFYRAALPALRAAQKNIEPFTLDAEAAKRKLESGLPLLVGEDLPLDVEATRDLFLRLCRIVENTAPEEAKASRPGWGLRLAKRGQPDSLKLIEQARNGNGAALRAAAAGQIRRAVEGKGGTSGRPLLDLSTIWAALALGDWRRLELIATSLKLDAELLRLLAQNSLKPAMRVWAQGLKNVDLDDWRRGQCPLCGSPPLLTEIQGKEGERRLRCGVCGASWHYPRLQCVLCNNQNYKQLGYITVEGEEEKYSLQTCDACRGYLKVVVTYDPIPVAQLPVEDLATLHLDLIAAEREYTRAPAR
- a CDS encoding DUF4386 family protein, producing the protein MNTSQKAAGIGALLQGLSFVIVLVLIFAVLPGFGFQGPNDFADPAKALPFIASQSLLAFRLFAGDILFAVFLILTVMGLYERLQTHSPALVRLATAAGLITTASILANGTIGSSLFQLARLYPQNREVVETAFLTLTLVSSNGAGILTGGIFAYGWWAVLVSWVALRAGTFPKVLNYLGILFGLAGIGAILIQPLGFLGVFVGLVWCLWLGVVLLRA